In Bacillus carboniphilus, the genomic window GAAACGACTGACGTATTAAGAATGGTGGAAGATCAACGACTTTACTTGATTCGTAGATTGGCTAATGGTCGTCCATTAGATTCAGATAGCTTCACAGTTTACGATATTAGCGCGTTAGAGCCAAGTATTGATACCGAATAAGAGGTGATTCTAAATGCTAGATGAATTGAAGAGTAGGCTTAGAATCACATGGAACGAAGAAGACGAATACCTACAAAAAATAATTGATCGCGGAAAAGCTTATCTAAACTCAAAAGCTGGTATTGAATTAGATTTTGATACACATGAAATCGCTCAGCAGTTGCTATTAGACTATTGCCGATACGATTTTAATAATTCAATAGAGCTATTCCCCGTCAATTTTAAAAATCAACTCCTTGAATTATCTATTAACGAAGGAGTGAGAGATCATGTTGAGAAAAATCGAGAAGCCGATTCATGATAACTTCAATGACGGCTTTTTATTTTATGGACACAAAAAAACAAAGAGATCGTCAACAGGGAAGAGATTAGGTGAAGAATTTAACTCCCAAGGCAAGCTAGGATTTGAAGAAATGTCCTACAGAGAAGCGGACTTTCGGAAAGCTGGCATCTTGGGTGCTACCTTAGATTTAAAAGTGAAAACCAGATACCCTCCAAGCTTTAAAAATGTTGATAAAAGCAAGCTAACAGTAGTGATTGACTCGAACGAATATGACGTGATTCACGTTGACAGTAATCGAGAAAAATCACTACTTTTCTTTTACTTGCAAAAAGTAGGTGTAATTGATGGAGAAGACATTTGAAAAAATGAAAGAACAGAAACAAGAAATCTACGATCTGTTGGCTAAACAGAACATACCTGTTTTTGAAGACGAGATTGCACAAGATGAAGAAATTGATTTTAACGAAAATGGGTATCACTTTTTTGTCCTGCAAATGGGGGAAATCGAACCTACAAATCAAGATCGAATCTTATCTCAAGTGATTGATGTTTATTACTACAGTCAATATCTTGATGATTTAGACGAAAAGGTTGTTAACTTAATAGCCGATCTAAGGAATATTTATGGCATCACATTTCAGCGAACAAATAAGCTAAGGGTTCAGCTAAAAGACACTGATCAGTACGTTGATCAAGTCATGATCTCTTTGAGAAGGAAGATTCCAATTGGTTGCTAAATTTGAATGTAATTACAAATTGTTGGATCTTGAAGTCAAGTTAAAACAAGTGCAAGATGGTGCTGAAAAAACATTAAATGATGTCTTGCATGGCGAAGCAATCGAAATGACAGCTAAAGAGATTACTAAGTTCATTCCTATATCAAGGGATGAAGATGGAGTTGTCAGAACCAAAAGGCATGCCAAACAAGTTGACTGGTGGGACTCTGACAAACACAATTTAGGTTTTACCATCAAAGCCAAAGGCGGAGCCTCAAACAAACCTGGTAGTTTCGGTTATCTTGTCTTTCCGGAAGAAGGACGAGGACCTTATAACCATATTGAACAAGAATTTATGAAAACTGGTTTGGAAAAAGTAACAGGCAAAATCATTGATAGATTGCAAGAAGAAGTAACGAAAAAAATACAGGAGGTTTTATGATGGCGACAGTTATTGAGGAATTTGATGCTATGTCCATTAAAAATGTAGCACTACAATTTATTAAAGGTGGAACAAAAGAAGATGGTAAACCGTTCGGATGCGTGGGTACTATTGGCGGAGAAACTGAAATGAAAGAATTAATAAAAAGATGTGAAGGTATTGAGGCGAAAAAAACATCTAAACCTCAAAAACACAATCTAACGGTATCGGCTCACGTTGATTGTCAGGTGTTGAGAGACATATTTGGTTTAAAAACAGACGGTTTAAAAACAGGTGTCTATTCATACGGTACTGCTTCAAAAGGTGCTAACTTTGTTTTAACTGCTGATGTCATTGACGAGTTTGAAGACGTTACAAAGATGATCGCTTTTCCTAACTGCTCTACAGCATCAGGATTAAAAATCAACATTGAAAATGGAGCAGATGAAGTAGCAGAAATTGAACTTGAATTTACTGCTTTAGCTGATGATTCAGGAGAGTTGTACTACGAAGCATTTGTTGATGAATTGGAAGACGATGTGGTGAAGACAGATTGGCATAAAAACTTTAATCGAGAGCTTGTTGAAGCTTGAAAGAGTCAGGCCTTTTCGGTTGATCTAGGCGCAACCGTTGAGGAAGGAAAAGAAGAAATACCGATTGAAGAATTGGAGGACTTAAATTGAAGATTCAAAAAGTAACGCTTAAAGACGCCGTGACACAAGAGACTTCTGATGGTTTTGAAATCATTTATAAAAACGAAAAAACATTCCCTTGTTTTATCACTAACTACGCTTTAAAACGAGGGCGAGAGACAGGGTTGATTGAATCGTCTTTGCTATCTGATTTAGTCAGACTTCAAGGGATTGAAAGGCTATCAACTAATAAAAACGTAAATCCTAATGATGTAGATATTGATGAAAATAAAATCTTAGCAACTATTTATTTAGGTTTTTTAGGTGGCAATCCCAATACAAATTACTCATTTGATGACTTTTTGGAACGCTATCATGATACGTACGAGAGTAGTCTTAACCTTTATTTTAACTTGATTACATCTCAATTTGGTAAAAATAAATTTGTTGAAGGTTTCGAAAAGAGTACAGATCGGAGCCGAAAAAACGGAAAAAAGTCCGAAAGCCAGAAGTAAAGATTGAATGTGTTGAAGATTTATATGTTTTATATGTGAAAGGCGCTGGTATAGATTCAGCGTCTTTTTGGCATGAACCAGTAGCATCCGTTGATCGAATGTATCAAGGTGTAATTGCTTATGATGGTTGGAAAGCCAGTCCTAAGGAGGTTTAAGGATGGCCAGAAAGAAAAATGAAGCGAGTGTAACATTCACTGCCTTCAACAAGGACTTTAATAAAGCGATTAAAGAGATGCGAGACGAAAGCACCAAGCTTACAAAGGAATTTAAAGTTCAAGAAGAGCAATTAAAACAAAGTGGAACAGCAACGGATCGACTGACAGCTAAAGTTGATTTTCTTAAAGAAGCGCAAGAAGTCGCTAAAAAGAAAGTCCAAGAAACTGAAAAGCAACTAGATAAAGCAAAAGAAACCTTTGGTGAAAACTCGAATGAAGCTGAAAAGCTAAGTCGAAAGCTATTAGATTCAAAGATTAGTTATGAACGTTTAGGGACTCAAATTAAACAAACAGAACAGCAATTAGAAAAAGTTGCTCATCAAACATCAGAGACTGCTACAGAATTGAGTAGTTTAAAGACAGAAGAACAAAAACTTGCTTCTGAAATGAGCAAAGTCACTAATGAATTCAAGTTAAATCAAGCACAACTTGGCGAAAATGCTTCATCAACCGATAAGTTGCGTACTAATTTAGTTCGCTTAGAAGGGCAACAAGAAGTAGTATCAAAGCAAATTGATAACACATCTCAACAATTAAAGCTAGCGAAAAAGCATTATGGAGACAATTCAACAGAAGCTAGTAAGTTAGAGAATAAATTGCTACAACTAAAAACGTCCCAACAAAAGCTATCTAATCAGACAGATGAATCTAGACGGGCATTTGATAAACAAATAGACACCATGCAACAGGTTAGAAAAGTCGCTGATAAAGTCGCTGATTCGGTTGAAAAAGCCGGTAAGAAAATAAGTGAAGCAGGAAAAAACGCGAGCGCAACACTTTCCCCAGCAGTAGCTGGATCAAGTGCATTGCTAACGAAATCAGCTAGTGACTTTGATGGAGCCAATCGTCAATTAATCGCCAGCTTAGGAACAACAGGACTAGAAGCAGAAAAACTGGAACAAATCATGATGGATGTTTGGAAATCTGGTTATGGCGAAAGCACAGATGAGGTTGCTAGATCAATCGCAACTGTAAAACAAAACATGATGGAGTTAGACGGAGAAGAATTAAACACAGTATCTAGATATGCTATGAACCTAGCGAGTATTTTCGAAAGTGATGTAACGGAAGTGACTCGTGGCGCAGATCAAATGATGAATCAATTTAGTTTAACCACAGATGAAGCTTTTGGCTTATTAATCAAAGGTGCGCAGAATGGTCTTAATTATAGCGGAGAATTATTTGATAATGTAGCTGAATATTCTCCCTTGTTCAACGAAATGGGATTCAGTGCGGATGAATACTTTCAAATCTTGATAAATGGTTCACAAAACGGGGCTTACAATCTTGATTACGTCAACGA contains:
- a CDS encoding phage head-tail connector protein, yielding MLDELKSRLRITWNEEDEYLQKIIDRGKAYLNSKAGIELDFDTHEIAQQLLLDYCRYDFNNSIELFPVNFKNQLLELSINEGVRDHVEKNREADS
- a CDS encoding phage head closure protein yields the protein MLRKIEKPIHDNFNDGFLFYGHKKTKRSSTGKRLGEEFNSQGKLGFEEMSYREADFRKAGILGATLDLKVKTRYPPSFKNVDKSKLTVVIDSNEYDVIHVDSNREKSLLFFYLQKVGVIDGEDI
- a CDS encoding phage tail protein; amino-acid sequence: MMATVIEEFDAMSIKNVALQFIKGGTKEDGKPFGCVGTIGGETEMKELIKRCEGIEAKKTSKPQKHNLTVSAHVDCQVLRDIFGLKTDGLKTGVYSYGTASKGANFVLTADVIDEFEDVTKMIAFPNCSTASGLKINIENGADEVAEIELEFTALADDSGELYYEAFVDELEDDVVKTDWHKNFNRELVEA